A part of Candidatus Electrothrix aestuarii genomic DNA contains:
- a CDS encoding alkaline phosphatase family protein yields MSTHRSAERCLLILLDGLGDRAYPELGNRTPLQAAHTPNLNVFAQSGSCGLLHAGRPGIALPSENAHFALFGYQEQEFPGRGLFEALGADLDIRPGDIAFLIHFGAAEVRERTLILKKHRPQTSAEETRAFIEAIASYTWYGKDDDETEPVQIDYLPTKDLEGILRLRGKGLSRQVTDTSPPQHDHPLLMALPYRKTEDPIAAQRTAAALNSYIAWSHTTLSKHPLNLKRQKNKQELVNILVTQRPGTLGQIQPFAERWGIQGASLSSGLMYWGLASYLGMRVEKVKDSDDPGRDLAERLAQAVSLGKEYEFIHVHTKAPDAAAHTKDPKKKVAAIESLDKGIGQMLPNLLDGRTVVIITADHSTPSAGPQIHSGEPVPITVVGPGIRHDLVTGFDEVQCAPGALGWVQGRDLMPMVLNFLDRAKLVGLMDTPDDQPYWPGKRVPFQL; encoded by the coding sequence ATGAGCACGCATCGAAGCGCAGAACGTTGTCTCCTTATCCTCCTTGATGGCCTGGGTGATCGTGCCTACCCAGAGCTGGGCAACCGCACTCCCTTGCAGGCTGCTCATACCCCGAACCTGAACGTCTTTGCTCAAAGTGGCTCCTGCGGTCTCCTCCATGCCGGCCGCCCCGGCATTGCCCTGCCTAGTGAAAATGCTCATTTTGCCCTATTCGGATATCAGGAGCAGGAGTTCCCTGGCCGGGGCCTATTTGAGGCACTGGGTGCTGACCTGGATATCAGGCCCGGAGATATTGCCTTCCTGATTCACTTCGGCGCGGCTGAGGTTCGGGAGCGCACCCTTATTCTGAAAAAACATCGCCCTCAAACCTCTGCGGAAGAAACAAGGGCCTTTATAGAGGCAATCGCCTCATATACCTGGTACGGGAAGGATGATGACGAAACAGAGCCTGTGCAGATTGATTACCTGCCCACCAAGGATCTGGAGGGTATCCTCCGCCTACGCGGAAAAGGACTCAGCCGTCAGGTCACCGATACCAGCCCGCCTCAGCATGATCATCCGCTGCTCATGGCCCTGCCCTATCGCAAGACTGAGGATCCCATCGCAGCTCAACGCACCGCCGCTGCTCTGAACAGCTATATAGCTTGGTCGCATACCACGCTGAGCAAGCATCCCCTGAACCTGAAACGACAAAAAAACAAACAGGAGCTCGTCAATATCCTGGTTACTCAACGCCCAGGGACTCTTGGACAGATTCAGCCCTTTGCAGAACGCTGGGGAATCCAGGGAGCCTCCCTGTCTTCAGGCCTGATGTACTGGGGTCTGGCAAGCTATCTGGGAATGCGGGTGGAAAAAGTCAAGGATAGTGATGATCCGGGACGTGATTTGGCGGAGCGGCTTGCTCAAGCCGTCTCCCTTGGCAAGGAATACGAGTTTATTCATGTTCACACCAAGGCCCCGGACGCAGCAGCGCATACCAAGGATCCCAAGAAAAAAGTCGCTGCCATCGAGTCTCTGGACAAAGGTATCGGCCAAATGCTGCCGAACTTGCTTGATGGACGAACCGTTGTTATCATAACAGCTGATCATTCCACCCCCAGTGCCGGTCCTCAGATCCACTCGGGAGAACCGGTTCCCATTACCGTGGTCGGGCCGGGTATTCGCCACGACCTGGTGACCGGGTTTGATGAGGTGCAATGTGCGCCCGGAGCTTTGGGATGGGTACAGGGACGAGACCTCATGCCGATGGTGCTCAACTTTCTTGATCGAGCAAAGCTGGTCGGCTTGATGGATACCCCAGACGATCAACCCTATTGGCCGGGCAAAAGGGTACCATTTCAACTATAG
- a CDS encoding nicotinate-nucleotide adenylyltransferase, with protein sequence MFPTGVIHGRFQILHNDHLKYLLAGKARCEHLVVGITNPDPCQTKDDAADPKRSSDQANPFTYFQRYQMIRAALTRSGLEDKEFSVVPFPINFPERYRYYVPLDATFFLTIYDDWGERKLEVFQALGLRTEVLWRRTPATKGLSATDIRAKMREGEPWQHLVPPGVAEIITGAQK encoded by the coding sequence ATGTTTCCTACAGGCGTTATTCACGGTCGTTTTCAGATTCTCCATAATGATCACCTGAAATATCTCCTGGCTGGCAAGGCCAGATGCGAACACCTGGTGGTGGGCATCACCAACCCTGATCCCTGCCAGACCAAGGACGATGCAGCGGACCCGAAACGAAGCTCGGATCAGGCCAATCCCTTTACCTATTTCCAGCGCTACCAGATGATCCGCGCTGCCCTGACCCGAAGCGGCCTAGAGGATAAGGAATTTTCCGTGGTCCCCTTTCCCATCAATTTTCCAGAACGCTATCGCTATTATGTTCCCCTCGATGCCACCTTCTTTCTGACGATTTATGATGATTGGGGAGAGAGAAAGCTGGAGGTGTTTCAGGCCCTGGGCCTGCGCACAGAGGTGCTTTGGCGCAGAACACCCGCCACCAAGGGCTTATCAGCCACTGATATCCGGGCAAAGATGAGAGAGGGAGAACCCTGGCAGCATCTTGTTCCACCCGGTGTTGCAGAGATTATTACGGGAGCCCAGAAGTAG
- the pstA gene encoding phosphate ABC transporter permease PstA, which produces MSTTEKKKKAKKPSAMTRVELGLARRRRREERFRKLSLSAVVLSISFLVLLFASIISNGWSAFLRTDIQLDVHFDPEVLDVNSLVNANYGKLIKQSMREMLPEVKSRKDKREMYRLVSSGASYELQKMVTENPALIGTTVSLWLPADDLPDILLKGNIDRTTRETDRAMSDKQIQWVDQLIAQGRMKKRFNTAFFQAGDSREPELAGIRGAVMGSLLTLLVTLILSFPVSVAAAIYLEEFAPKNKWTDLVEVNINNLAAVPSIVFGLLGLAVFLNFFGMPRSSPLVGGLVLSLMTLPTIIIASRASLQAVPPSIREAALGVGASKMQTVFHHVLPLAMPGMMTGTIIGLSRALGETAPLLMIGMVAFIVDVPGSITDPATGLPVQIFLWADSPERAFVERTSAAILVLLTVLISMNGLAVYLRMKFERRW; this is translated from the coding sequence ATGAGCACCACAGAGAAGAAGAAAAAAGCGAAGAAGCCCTCAGCTATGACAAGAGTTGAACTCGGCTTGGCGCGTCGTCGCCGGAGAGAAGAACGTTTTCGTAAACTCAGCCTTTCTGCCGTGGTGTTGAGCATCAGCTTCCTGGTACTCCTCTTCGCCTCAATTATCTCCAATGGCTGGTCTGCCTTTCTCCGCACCGACATCCAGCTTGACGTCCATTTTGATCCCGAGGTTCTTGATGTCAACAGTTTGGTGAATGCCAATTACGGCAAACTGATCAAGCAATCCATGCGAGAGATGCTGCCGGAGGTCAAGTCCCGAAAAGATAAACGGGAAATGTACAGACTGGTCAGTTCCGGTGCATCCTATGAATTACAAAAAATGGTGACGGAAAATCCGGCTCTCATCGGAACAACAGTCTCGCTGTGGCTGCCTGCTGACGATCTGCCTGACATACTGCTTAAGGGCAATATAGACAGGACAACCCGTGAAACTGACCGTGCTATGTCAGACAAACAGATCCAGTGGGTTGACCAGCTTATCGCTCAGGGGCGCATGAAGAAACGCTTCAATACTGCTTTTTTTCAAGCGGGCGACTCCCGAGAGCCTGAATTAGCAGGTATCAGAGGGGCTGTTATGGGATCTCTGTTGACCCTGCTGGTCACTCTGATTCTCTCCTTTCCGGTGTCAGTTGCTGCTGCTATATATTTAGAGGAATTTGCTCCGAAAAATAAATGGACCGATCTGGTTGAGGTCAATATTAATAATCTGGCTGCTGTACCCTCTATCGTCTTCGGCTTACTGGGCCTGGCGGTTTTCCTCAACTTTTTCGGAATGCCCCGCTCTTCCCCCTTGGTCGGTGGCCTGGTCCTGTCGCTTATGACCCTGCCCACCATTATTATTGCCAGTCGAGCCTCTTTACAGGCGGTTCCTCCCTCTATTCGTGAGGCAGCTCTGGGCGTGGGCGCATCCAAAATGCAGACCGTGTTCCATCATGTCCTGCCCTTGGCTATGCCCGGCATGATGACCGGAACCATTATCGGCCTTTCAAGGGCTTTGGGTGAAACAGCCCCGCTGCTGATGATAGGTATGGTGGCCTTTATCGTCGATGTACCGGGGAGTATCACAGATCCGGCCACGGGCTTACCTGTCCAGATCTTTCTCTGGGCTGATTCTCCAGAACGGGCCTTTGTTGAGCGAACATCAGCCGCCATCCTGGTTTTATTAACAGTCCTGATTTCCATGAATGGGCTGGCGGTATATTTACGCATGAAATTTGAACGACGGTGGTAA
- a CDS encoding substrate-binding domain-containing protein, translating to MKKALFVAACMLLASDVWAGGRDFVSIVGSSTVYPFATTVAERFGKTSSFKTPKIESTGSGGGMKLFCAGAGIDTPDVTNCSRRIKKSEYDTCMTSGVKEIVEVKIGYDGIVLANSKKAERFKLSKKDIYLALARSVPDPKGSQTFVDNPYKTWKEVNASLPEVKIEVMGPPPTSGTRDAFDELAMEGGCKTFPWIKDLKKSDKKQFKSVCQALREDGAYIEAGENDNLIVQKLEANPNSLGIFGFSYLDQNADKIQGAIVDGIEPDFDHIADGSYSISRPLYMYVKKAHVGSVPGLEEFLAEFTSDRAWGDEGYLSEKGLIPMPEEERTQVEKAVKQLTPLQL from the coding sequence ATGAAGAAAGCGTTGTTTGTTGCAGCTTGTATGCTGCTGGCTTCTGATGTTTGGGCAGGGGGAAGAGATTTTGTCTCTATTGTGGGTTCTTCCACGGTATATCCCTTTGCCACAACTGTGGCGGAACGATTCGGCAAGACCAGTTCCTTCAAGACCCCCAAAATCGAATCAACCGGTTCCGGTGGTGGCATGAAGCTGTTCTGTGCCGGTGCTGGCATTGACACCCCGGATGTCACCAACTGCTCCCGCAGAATTAAAAAATCCGAATACGATACCTGCATGACAAGCGGCGTAAAGGAAATCGTTGAGGTAAAGATTGGTTATGACGGAATAGTCCTGGCCAACTCTAAAAAAGCAGAGCGCTTTAAACTGAGCAAAAAAGACATCTACCTTGCCTTGGCTCGTTCCGTACCGGATCCCAAGGGAAGCCAAACCTTTGTTGATAACCCCTACAAAACCTGGAAAGAAGTCAACGCTTCCTTACCTGAGGTAAAAATTGAGGTTATGGGACCTCCTCCCACCTCCGGTACCCGCGATGCCTTTGATGAATTGGCAATGGAAGGCGGTTGCAAGACTTTTCCCTGGATTAAGGACCTGAAAAAAAGCGACAAGAAGCAGTTCAAATCCGTTTGCCAGGCTCTGCGTGAAGATGGCGCCTATATTGAGGCTGGTGAAAACGACAACCTGATCGTGCAGAAGCTGGAAGCTAATCCCAACTCCCTGGGTATCTTCGGTTTCAGCTACCTGGATCAGAATGCAGATAAAATTCAGGGTGCCATTGTTGATGGTATAGAGCCTGATTTTGACCATATCGCAGACGGAAGCTATTCTATTTCCCGTCCGCTGTATATGTACGTGAAAAAAGCCCATGTCGGCTCAGTGCCTGGTTTGGAAGAATTTTTGGCGGAGTTTACCAGTGATCGTGCTTGGGGTGATGAGGGATATCTTTCTGAAAAGGGTCTTATTCCCATGCCAGAAGAAGAACGTACTCAGGTCGAAAAAGCTGTCAAGCAATTGACGCCATTGCAGTTGTAA
- the pstB gene encoding phosphate ABC transporter ATP-binding protein PstB — protein sequence MITAEHTSTMNKKVPYLVDYGEKERDLLATSPVLASNNTLSEGEAITDETVGEPFVDTPRMTCRGVDVWYGDKQAIMDVNIDIGENEVLAMIGPSGCGKSTFLRCLNRMNDTIPVCRVTGDIILDSMNIYDKNIDVVPLRAQVGMVFQKPNPFPKSIYDNIAYGPKIHGLVENRTELDEVVEYSLTKAGLWDEVKDRLDQPGTGLSGGQQQRLCIARAIAVRPEVILMDEPCSALDPIATATVEDLIDELRGQYTIVIVTHNMQQAARVSQRTAYFHLGRLIEVGITDQLFTNPRHRLTEDYITGRFG from the coding sequence ATGATCACCGCAGAACATACGTCCACGATGAACAAAAAAGTACCCTACCTTGTCGACTACGGAGAGAAAGAGCGAGATCTCCTCGCCACCTCACCTGTCCTTGCCAGCAATAATACTCTCTCAGAGGGTGAGGCTATAACCGATGAAACCGTCGGCGAGCCCTTTGTTGATACCCCCCGCATGACCTGTCGAGGGGTTGACGTCTGGTACGGCGACAAACAAGCCATTATGGACGTAAATATTGACATCGGCGAAAATGAAGTCCTCGCCATGATCGGCCCGTCAGGCTGCGGTAAATCAACGTTCCTCCGCTGTCTAAACAGGATGAATGATACGATTCCTGTTTGTCGGGTCACAGGCGATATCATCCTGGACAGCATGAATATCTACGACAAGAACATAGACGTCGTACCTCTTCGGGCTCAGGTGGGTATGGTCTTTCAGAAACCAAACCCCTTCCCCAAGTCCATCTATGATAATATTGCTTACGGCCCAAAAATTCACGGACTTGTCGAAAACAGGACAGAACTTGATGAAGTTGTCGAGTACTCTCTGACCAAGGCTGGACTCTGGGATGAGGTAAAAGATCGACTTGACCAGCCAGGAACCGGTCTCTCTGGTGGCCAGCAGCAACGCCTTTGCATCGCACGCGCCATTGCTGTCCGACCGGAGGTCATCCTGATGGACGAACCTTGCTCAGCCTTGGACCCGATTGCTACAGCCACGGTTGAAGATCTGATCGACGAACTGCGAGGCCAATACACCATTGTCATAGTGACCCATAATATGCAGCAGGCCGCACGAGTATCCCAGCGTACCGCCTATTTTCATCTTGGTCGATTGATTGAAGTTGGTATTACGGATCAGCTCTTTACCAACCCAAGACATCGCTTAACCGAAGATTATATCACTGGTCGCTTCGGCTGA
- a CDS encoding arsenate reductase ArsC yields the protein MTKKYSVLFVCIHNSARSQMAEAFLRQIGGNSFTAASAGLEAGILNPLVIGVMGEIGLDIRNQSNDTVKDIIGQKSQFDYVITVCDAANAQRCPLIPGTMHTLHWGFDDPATVSGDAQEKVAQIRVIRDQIREQVCDFVQSFGLPITP from the coding sequence ATGACAAAAAAATATTCGGTTCTCTTCGTCTGCATCCACAATTCTGCGCGTAGCCAAATGGCAGAAGCTTTCTTACGCCAAATCGGGGGAAATTCGTTCACAGCAGCAAGTGCTGGTCTGGAGGCTGGCATCCTCAACCCCCTGGTTATAGGGGTTATGGGGGAAATTGGCCTTGACATACGAAATCAATCCAACGATACTGTAAAGGACATTATTGGTCAAAAAAGCCAATTCGATTATGTCATTACGGTTTGCGATGCCGCCAATGCACAACGTTGTCCTCTGATTCCAGGGACCATGCATACATTGCATTGGGGTTTTGATGATCCGGCAACAGTATCTGGTGATGCTCAAGAAAAAGTAGCACAGATACGAGTCATTCGGGATCAGATTCGAGAACAGGTTTGCGATTTTGTCCAGAGTTTTGGTTTACCTATTACTCCATAG
- a CDS encoding molybdopterin-dependent oxidoreductase: MHNVNAAIYRFLSLLYQDEISLALIEAMRAKAFLDRLRKAAENASSALFRSSLSNLLASLQGNVAQDMYNELRYEYAELFLNAGKNPVFPYASCHVSEEPLVMQKPVFEVRQLYYDSGVHKNLAYLDLDDHIAVELEFMAHLAGQQGTEQQQQDFLVQQLGWADAFCEMLHSAAQTEWYQSLADLTQAVLEAARTGMNSTDLEPLAQALMVLDLDSWSRTLSPREEHQEIERGTQSIKTHCYICAGLCGQDVKVKDQVITGLSGLVGDPKGGGRLCIKGANAHKNTYSAYRLKTPLIRENGRFRKASWDEALDLTSARLKSFDPKTVGFHQGNDFNSWCHDAVMAAYGTPNKTTHRQMCDNPNRMANEHCLNDKRPWIDYAHSEFILLFGINELVTSAGQRKLALLKQAIKRGAKLVTVDPRQSETAEASTEWISILPGTDGAMALAMAYVLVTEGLYDKEFVKEWCYGFAALKRRLLGEEDGILRTPFWAEGICGVPAATIERLAREFAAAAPSVGALSWTGVAQVPNAVHATQAIQALNALVGSFDAPGGPSLVSKRKLSSPWGDEQKSPPNNAEKFKLNNSKLWQGWIPAYFEEDVQAGRLKAMLCYFGNPVMSDGSEPSTRHAMRQLEFSCAIDCFMSNTTELCDVILPDCTYLEQSRVISDWMYESFLSLGQRAVAPLYDSRSVVDIFTGLAERLGYGEYFSWKTEEEYMKNQLRGMGITLDLLRESGYFVTDPQQFYKYREWGSFNPPAGYGSSGHTVTGKYNFINPVAKESGLNALPDYIPPFVDWPELQPDHKYPMIIGYFRINEHEHCSTNWNAALMKKYGSNPVWINYQDARQLNITDGDKVLISSPWGEATARAQVTWGIRQGVLATAGGFGGKYGLEGDPKYPQIGGFNTNVLLPPNVACTWSGTPPLKYIKTRIEKV; encoded by the coding sequence ATGCATAACGTAAACGCAGCTATATACCGTTTTCTTTCTCTCCTGTATCAGGATGAAATTTCGCTTGCCCTTATTGAGGCAATGCGTGCAAAGGCATTCCTTGACCGATTGCGCAAAGCGGCTGAGAACGCTTCATCGGCCCTGTTCCGCTCCAGCTTGAGTAATCTGCTGGCCTCTTTGCAAGGAAACGTAGCACAGGATATGTATAACGAACTCCGTTATGAATACGCGGAACTCTTCCTTAATGCGGGTAAGAATCCTGTCTTTCCCTATGCCTCCTGTCATGTCAGCGAGGAACCCTTGGTTATGCAAAAGCCTGTCTTTGAGGTTCGCCAGCTTTATTATGACAGTGGAGTGCATAAGAACCTTGCCTACCTGGATCTGGACGATCATATCGCGGTTGAGCTGGAATTCATGGCCCATCTGGCTGGCCAGCAAGGAACAGAACAACAGCAGCAAGACTTTCTGGTTCAGCAGCTGGGATGGGCAGATGCTTTTTGTGAGATGCTGCATTCTGCCGCGCAGACAGAATGGTACCAGAGTTTGGCGGATTTGACCCAAGCTGTACTTGAAGCGGCTCGAACAGGCATGAACAGTACAGACCTGGAACCGCTTGCTCAGGCCCTGATGGTTCTGGATCTCGACTCCTGGTCACGGACCTTATCCCCAAGGGAAGAGCACCAGGAAATTGAGAGAGGAACTCAGTCAATCAAGACCCATTGTTATATCTGCGCCGGACTCTGCGGCCAGGATGTCAAGGTGAAGGATCAGGTGATCACTGGCCTCAGTGGCTTGGTTGGTGACCCCAAGGGTGGTGGGCGACTCTGCATCAAGGGGGCCAATGCCCATAAAAACACCTATTCCGCCTATCGTCTCAAGACGCCTTTGATCCGGGAAAATGGTCGCTTCAGAAAGGCATCCTGGGACGAAGCACTGGATCTGACTTCTGCCCGCCTGAAAAGTTTTGATCCCAAAACCGTGGGGTTTCACCAGGGGAATGATTTTAATAGCTGGTGCCATGATGCGGTGATGGCAGCCTATGGCACCCCGAATAAGACCACCCATCGCCAGATGTGCGATAATCCCAACCGCATGGCCAATGAGCATTGCCTGAATGATAAACGGCCGTGGATTGATTATGCCCATTCTGAATTTATTTTGCTTTTCGGTATCAATGAATTGGTAACCTCTGCCGGGCAACGGAAGCTGGCTTTGCTGAAGCAGGCTATAAAGCGGGGCGCCAAGCTGGTTACCGTAGATCCCCGCCAAAGCGAAACCGCAGAAGCATCTACTGAATGGATATCTATTCTTCCAGGAACCGACGGAGCAATGGCTCTGGCAATGGCCTATGTGTTAGTCACGGAGGGGCTCTATGATAAGGAATTTGTTAAGGAGTGGTGCTATGGTTTTGCCGCCTTGAAGAGACGCCTACTTGGCGAGGAGGATGGCATTCTGCGTACGCCTTTTTGGGCCGAAGGTATTTGCGGGGTGCCTGCTGCGACCATTGAGCGTTTGGCCAGGGAATTTGCCGCTGCGGCCCCCTCTGTTGGGGCCTTGTCCTGGACTGGTGTGGCCCAGGTCCCTAATGCTGTGCATGCGACCCAGGCTATTCAAGCCTTGAACGCCCTTGTTGGGAGCTTTGACGCTCCTGGGGGCCCCAGCTTGGTTAGCAAGCGGAAGCTCTCTTCTCCCTGGGGGGATGAGCAAAAAAGTCCGCCCAATAATGCAGAAAAATTCAAGCTGAATAACAGCAAACTTTGGCAGGGCTGGATTCCTGCCTATTTTGAAGAGGATGTTCAGGCCGGGCGACTCAAGGCCATGCTCTGTTATTTCGGTAACCCCGTTATGTCCGATGGTTCCGAACCCTCAACCCGTCATGCTATGCGGCAATTGGAGTTTTCCTGCGCCATTGATTGCTTCATGAGCAATACCACAGAGCTTTGTGATGTGATCCTGCCGGATTGTACCTATCTTGAACAGAGCCGGGTGATATCAGATTGGATGTATGAATCCTTTCTCTCTTTGGGCCAGAGGGCCGTTGCTCCGCTGTACGATTCCCGATCTGTGGTGGACATTTTTACTGGGCTGGCGGAGCGTCTTGGCTATGGTGAGTATTTTTCCTGGAAGACTGAAGAAGAGTATATGAAGAATCAGCTTCGAGGTATGGGGATTACGTTGGATCTGTTGCGTGAAAGCGGCTATTTTGTGACGGATCCGCAGCAATTTTATAAGTACCGGGAATGGGGTTCGTTTAATCCGCCAGCTGGATATGGATCGTCAGGGCACACGGTGACGGGGAAGTATAATTTTATCAATCCAGTGGCGAAAGAGAGCGGACTCAATGCCCTGCCTGACTATATTCCTCCCTTCGTGGATTGGCCTGAGCTTCAGCCTGATCATAAATACCCCATGATTATAGGGTATTTCAGGATAAACGAGCATGAGCATTGTTCAACCAATTGGAACGCGGCTTTGATGAAAAAATATGGCTCCAATCCGGTCTGGATCAATTATCAGGATGCTCGGCAGCTCAATATTACTGATGGGGATAAGGTGCTGATTTCTTCTCCCTGGGGAGAAGCCACAGCAAGGGCTCAGGTGACTTGGGGAATTCGGCAGGGGGTTTTAGCAACAGCTGGAGGATTCGGTGGGAAATACGGCCTGGAAGGTGATCCGAAGTATCCGCAGATTGGGGGCTTCAATACCAATGTTTTGCTGCCGCCTAATGTGGCCTGTACTTGGTCGGGTACCCCGCCGCTGAAGTACATCAAAACGCGAATTGAAAAGGTGTGA
- a CDS encoding YfcE family phosphodiesterase — translation MTEIIKAGILSDTHLSRPSREYIDAVQQCFADCHVIIHAGDLTDISVLDVFSDKTVYAVHGNCCGRSAHTSLPRERTFQLGKFTIGLLHGYSLGRYADSIESGFWNVFPEADCIIYGHTHDPVCKHVAGKLIINPGAFQVNSWYSTPAPYVVLEASQELKGKICEYRPTS, via the coding sequence ATGACAGAGATAATCAAAGCAGGCATACTTTCAGATACCCACCTCAGTCGACCAAGCAGGGAATATATTGATGCTGTCCAGCAATGCTTTGCCGACTGCCATGTGATTATCCACGCTGGCGACCTGACGGACATATCAGTGCTTGATGTTTTTTCAGACAAGACCGTGTATGCGGTCCACGGCAATTGCTGTGGCAGAAGCGCCCATACCAGCCTCCCGAGAGAACGCACCTTCCAGCTCGGTAAATTCACCATAGGCCTGCTGCATGGCTATAGCCTGGGAAGATATGCTGATAGTATTGAATCTGGGTTCTGGAATGTCTTTCCAGAGGCAGATTGTATTATCTACGGACATACCCACGATCCCGTCTGTAAACACGTAGCAGGGAAGCTCATCATTAATCCAGGAGCCTTTCAGGTCAACAGCTGGTATAGCACCCCCGCCCCCTATGTCGTTCTGGAGGCAAGCCAAGAACTCAAAGGGAAAATTTGCGAATATCGCCCTACATCATAA
- a CDS encoding META domain-containing protein, producing MESRKIIMVLSATLCLLLTSCALIGSGGISTALDNTSWVLERLHDQPVMQGRQLTLNFEKENINGSAGCNSYSGSYRGDNDGAWHITNLSFTEMACSPNQVMVQEGRFLDTLQAATSYEIMGDKLTLKNVDHQILAVFMVPKQGLQGTSWLVTEYDSGAGLTSIIPGSDVTATFGIDGRVTGSAGCNSYFAGYTTSASDMSVKVAQVGLTRRLCQPADAMIQEGNFITALKSASNYQIAGRFLTLKKADGSKVMHLKRN from the coding sequence ATGGAGTCTCGAAAAATCATCATGGTACTGAGCGCTACTCTCTGTTTACTGCTAACAAGCTGCGCACTCATCGGATCAGGAGGAATTTCCACAGCATTGGATAACACCAGCTGGGTGCTGGAACGTCTGCATGACCAACCGGTAATGCAAGGCCGTCAACTCACGCTTAATTTTGAAAAAGAAAACATTAACGGCTCAGCAGGCTGCAACAGCTATTCCGGGTCATATAGAGGGGATAACGATGGCGCATGGCATATCACAAATCTCAGCTTCACAGAGATGGCGTGCAGCCCCAATCAGGTCATGGTGCAGGAGGGACGATTTCTGGACACTCTGCAGGCAGCAACATCCTACGAGATTATGGGTGATAAATTGACCTTGAAAAACGTGGACCACCAGATTCTGGCCGTCTTTATGGTACCGAAACAAGGTTTACAAGGCACGTCATGGCTGGTAACCGAATATGATAGCGGTGCAGGTCTCACCAGTATCATCCCCGGCTCTGACGTCACCGCCACCTTCGGGATTGACGGTCGAGTGACTGGCTCTGCGGGCTGTAATAGTTATTTTGCTGGCTATACAACCAGTGCTTCCGATATGAGTGTCAAAGTCGCCCAGGTCGGCCTGACTCGCAGGCTCTGTCAACCAGCTGATGCGATGATACAGGAAGGCAATTTTATCACAGCATTAAAGTCTGCCAGCAACTATCAGATTGCGGGGCGTTTCCTGACACTGAAGAAAGCAGACGGATCTAAGGTTATGCACCTGAAGAGGAATTAA
- a CDS encoding tyrosine-protein phosphatase has protein sequence MIPNLRDVGKTVNHICGQEIMREGMLYRGGTVNKLADESELPDVQTILNLRTEEDQVFPSKNQLHIPAIDSAGNYLTLNGTVRDWVNKVTASICEEGAFPLLLHCTYGKDRTGIITALLLLAIGIERPVIIEEYMQTEGLTSDGDVRLALKEFGEVEEYLYEKDLITFLRNTLLKS, from the coding sequence ATGATACCTAATTTACGAGATGTCGGGAAAACCGTAAACCATATTTGTGGTCAGGAGATCATGCGTGAGGGCATGCTGTATCGTGGAGGAACGGTCAATAAGCTCGCTGATGAAAGCGAGTTGCCGGATGTGCAGACCATTCTCAATCTGCGGACAGAAGAAGACCAGGTCTTCCCGTCAAAAAATCAGCTCCATATTCCGGCCATTGATTCGGCTGGTAATTATCTGACTCTCAACGGCACTGTGCGGGATTGGGTCAACAAGGTCACTGCCAGTATCTGCGAAGAGGGGGCATTCCCACTCTTGCTCCATTGTACCTACGGTAAGGACAGGACCGGTATTATTACTGCGTTGCTTCTCCTGGCGATAGGTATAGAGCGGCCTGTGATCATTGAGGAGTATATGCAGACAGAGGGCCTGACATCTGACGGAGATGTCCGCCTGGCCTTGAAGGAATTCGGTGAAGTTGAAGAATACCTCTATGAAAAAGATCTCATAACCTTCTTAAGGAACACCTTGCTGAAGAGCTGA